A region of Fusarium keratoplasticum isolate Fu6.1 chromosome 6, whole genome shotgun sequence DNA encodes the following proteins:
- a CDS encoding Apple domain-containing protein, whose protein sequence is MVSHKFLVAIAAMSLATGSSAGPCIPQSPVTTETVTSSGTETSLTTVSSTEVASSTETTISSATETASTTEKVTSFSTTETPSTTAAPTSTTTTEEEIIITMAKRSFQDGPPLRRNVHCEVNGSPRAISPVDEFNEERPGVPISIEGCYQRCKDRANAESSCKSFSFSYGHLGQPLCDLFGGSVSESVSTLDHAEVSLWFDLVCGSPSEKGWEPSDS, encoded by the exons ATGGTATCCCACAAGTTCCTGGTTGCCATTGCAGCCATGTCCCTTGCGACAGGCTCTTCTGCTGGTCCATGCATCCCACAGTCACCCGTCACAACCGAGACAGTAACAAGTTCAGGCACCGAAACCAGCTTGACAACAGTCTCTTCCACTGAGGTGGCCTCTAGCACAGAaaccaccatctccagcGCCACCGAAACTGCCTCTACTACAGAGAAGGTTACTTCCTTCAGCACTACCGAGACGCCTTCGACAACTGCAGCGCCTACTTCTACCACAACtacggaggaggagattatCATCACAATGGCCAAGAGATCCTTCCAGGATGGCCCTCCTCTCAGAAGAAATGTCCACTGCGAGGTCAACGGCTCGCCCAGAGCAATCTCGCCGGTTGACGAGTTCAACGAGGAGCGACCGGGCGTGCCAATTTCCATCGAGGGTTGCTATCAGAGATGCAAG GACAGAGCCAACGCCGAGTCTAGTTGCaagtccttctccttctcttaTGGTCACCTTGGCCAACCCCTGTGTGATCTCTTTGGCGGGAGCGTTTCGGAAAGTGTAAGCACGCTGGACCATGCTGAGGTTTCCTTATGGTTCGATCTCGTCTGTGGTTCGCCCTCCGAGAAGGGATGGGAGCCGAGTGATTCTTGA
- a CDS encoding Translation machinery-associated protein 20: MFKKEIQSSPKQKLKSSVQRSLRQALLSTYPLLTPHIDEILPKKASLASMKLTDRNTLYVLDSTPLFYQQDISSIIIPHLRLVHRFPDAFPSIRIDRGAIRFVLSGATLMAPGLTSPGGRLPADGVPERLEEGKEMEQKLEEDGRWSRELEKGEPVVVMAEGKVEACAVGTLVAGTKEVKAKGKGPVIEDAHFLGDGLWNLNTE; encoded by the exons ATGTTCAAGAAAGA GATCCAATCCTCGCCGAAGCAAAAGCTCAAGTCGTCGGTCCAGCGATCCCTCCGACAGGCGCTCCTGTCCACGTACCCGCTCCTCACGCCGcacatcgacgagatcctACCCAAGAAGGCGTCCCTGGCGAGCATGAAGCTGACGGACCGCAACACGCTGTACGTCCTTGACTCGACGCCGCTCTTCTACCAGCAGGACATCTCGTCGATTATTATCCCTCACCTGCGCCTCGTGCACCGCTTCCCCGACGCGTTCCCGAGCATTCGCATAGATCGTGGTGCTATCCGCTTCGTGCTCTCGGGTGCTACACTTATGGCTCCTGGTTTGACCTCCCCCGGGGGTAGGCTGCCGGCCGATGGTGTCCCCGAGAGGCTggaagagggcaaggagatggagcagaagctagaggaggatggaagatggagccgggagctcgagaagggcGAGCCTGTGGTCGTCATGGCTGAGGGCAAGGTGGAGGCTTGCGCCGTGGGGACGCTGGTGGCGGGGaccaaggaggtcaaggccaagggcaaggggCCCGTGATTGAGGACGCGCACTTCCTGGGCGACGGCCTATGGAACCTGAACACCGAGTGA
- a CDS encoding Stress response protein NST1 has protein sequence MPANNQKPASQTPASPRNTAKYTNKDGSKFITVPKGSPSESSLPPTPTTTKASAPPPDASNGPAPTINRKKQKRRQKAAAKLALQQQTANGHDAASGAGSAAGSTLGRGPADHEEVESDDEHEYVLASEVSGPTSNGHPLPDSKSKKKNKKKKKGGAASNDSPQLAADRNPPSQPNMSRGSGMSRDKIWSTSNQEERERIKEFWLGLGEDERKSLVKVEKDAVLKKMKEQQKHTCSCTVCGRKRNAIEEELEGLYDAYYLELEQFANQGEAPTMLPTPRDFSLRPPRGLPSSYGNPPPSRGRIVEHVGDDEDEDDLEEVYSEDGVEDDDYSDDEPPEEFHNPHDRDVADFLTFGNSLQVKGTQLLESLLHRYGNMDLGGILTVADDLLKNDGKRFIEMMEQLAERRMAREEDAREHFSRGYGGHPNGSYSNPHNHPPPDDDEYDDEEDEEEDYDDSQDEEYEDEEVYSNPSVMPPQSHTECCCQDQMTEEQRMEEGRRMFQIFAARMFEQRVLSAYKEKVAKERQQKLLEELEDENRLVEQQKAKKAKNAQKKKDKAAQKKQAQAEERARKEAEKAAEEAARQEAEKQRIAQQKARSEEKRKQKEAYKKAEEEARLRKEAERQRQREKQAEQERKAREAKEKEKKLKEEQRQREKEAREQKEREAQERKDKQDRDKREKEARAAKAQKEAQAAREAKEKLKEEKAAAHKAATQASQPLQIPKRGQQHPVSIPTALPQHPPNPNSYASPKIPVATPVIPKAPTPMRPRTMSQQQDTAPTSSSASQSASATSQNPSPHSLTPAHMSPGPIGQRKSSASTTATTSQHSHSVSPTNAQSRIASQPIGFQMPPMGIQPPPGLTHAPPGFPNRIPHEAMFPPGFRHSPNVMMPPPGIHGAPGRGFPPASMPPPGFHQAGDQFGMGGFPMPKDVPPPVHTRQSSGQFDIPPPTAQPIGRPAPIGRPGSVSMGRMPDDLDDETTHLGSRALLEDDEPLASDVNPASLRNQPPGFPTGPFMPSGYPMAHNPWGPPAGGTFPPPGFGNPGWGAPSAPPGFGMGSPVPSMSAIRSTAPARHVAVRQMLCQACKALGGSGDSEGFIDLSTIKSQIDDMTGDNISEIDLLNLCETEGSPSNGGGAFDLKRDVDGSGKHRVRWQPDPSDGFNPQYRAVGAPGEIGSPLMGHVSQHVPQRGS, from the coding sequence ATGCCGGCCAACAACCAGAAACCGGCTTCCCAAACGCCGGCATCGCCTCGAAATACTGCAAAATACACCAACAAGGATGGCTCCAAGTTCATCACCGTACCTAAAGGGTCTCCCTCCGAGTCGTCGCTCCCCCCGACCCCCACAACTACCAAAGCCAGCGCCCCCCCACCAGATGCTAGCAATGGTCCTGCTCCTACTATCAaccgcaagaagcagaagcgtCGGCAGAAGGCCGCTGCGAAACTTGccctgcagcagcagacTGCTAATGGACACGATGCAGCATCTGGAGCTGGTTCGGCTGCGGGATCGACGTTGGGCCGCGGCCCCGCTGACCATGAAGAAGTCGAGAGCGATGATGAGCACGAGTATGTCCTGGCAAGCGAAGTATCAGGGCCGACTAGCAACGGCCATCCGCTCCCGGattccaagtccaagaagaaaaacaagaagaagaagaagggaggcGCAGCAAGCAACGACTCTCCACAATTGGCGGCCGATCGAAACCCTCCATCGCAGCCTAACATGTCGCGAGGTTCTGGCATGTCTCGCGACAAGATTTGGAGCACTAGTAACCAGGAGGAGCGAGAACGCATCAAGGAGTTCTGGCTTGGATTGGGTGAAGATGAGCGGAAATCCTTGGTCAAGGTGGAGAAGGACGCTGTcctgaagaagatgaaggaacAGCAGAAGCACACCTGCAGTTGTACCGTCTGCGGTAGAAAGCGCAACGCGATCGAGGAAGAGCTAGAGGGTCTGTACGATGCCTACtacctggagctggagcagtTCGCGAACCAAGGCGAGGCGCCTACCATGCTGCCTACACCCCGCGACTTCTCCCTACGGCCACCTCGAGGGCTGCCATCGAGCTACGGCAATCCACCGCCATCCCGCGGGCGGATAGTTGAACatgttggcgatgacgaggatgaggacgacctAGAGGAGGTTTATAGCGAAGACGGAGTGGAGGACGATGACTATAGCGACGACGAACCTCCCGAAGAATTCCACAATCCACACGATCGAGACGTCGCCGATTTCTTGACGTTTGGCAACAGCCTTCAAGTCAAGGGTACGCAGCTTCTTGAATCACTTCTCCACAGATATGGTAACATGGACTTAGGTGGCATTCTCACCGTGGCGGATGATCTCCTCAAGAACGACGGCAAGCGATTcatcgagatgatggagcaGCTCGCGGAGCGTCGGATGGCCAGGGAAGAGGATGCTCGCGAGCACTTCTCTCGCGGCTATGGCGGTCACCCCAATGGCTCATACTCCAATCCTCATaaccatcctcctcccgacgacgacgaatatgatgacgaagaagacgaggaagaggactATGACGATAGCCAAGACGAGGAGtatgaggatgaagaggtaTACTCGAACCCCTCTGTGATGCCACCCCAGTCCCATACTGAGTGTTGCTGCCAGGACCAGATGACGGAGGAGCAACGGATGGAAGAAGGCCGTCGGATGTTCCAGATCTTTGCCGCTCGCATGTTTGAGCAGCGCGTGCTCTCAGCCTACAAGGAAAAAGTGGCCAAGGAACGCCAGCAGAAactcctcgaggagctggaggacgAGAACCGCCTAGTCGAACAacaaaaggccaagaaagcTAAGAacgcccagaagaagaaggacaaggctgCTCAAAAGAAGCAGGCTCAGGCTGAGGAGCGGGCGCGCAAGGAAGCTGAGAAGGCTGCAGAAGAGGCTGCACGACAAGAAGCCGAGAAGCAACGGATTGCTCAGCAGAAGGCAAGgagcgaggagaagcgaAAGCAAAAGGAGGCTTACAAGaaggcggaagaggaggctcgTCTACGGAAAGAGGCGGAGCGACAACGGCAGCGCGAAAAGCAGGCCGAACAAGAGCGCAAAGCCCGTGAAGCtaaggaaaaggagaagaagctgaaggaAGAACAGCGACAGCGGGAGAAAGAGGCTCGAGAGCAAAAGGAGCGCGAGGCCCAAGAGCGAAAGGACAAGCAGGACCGCGACAAGCGGGAGAAGGAAGCCCGAGCtgccaaggcccagaaggaAGCCCAAGCTGCTCgtgaggccaaggagaagcttaaggaggaaaaggcggCAGCTCACAAGGCGGCCACCCAAGCATCACAGCCTCTCCAAATCCCCAAGCGCGGACAGCAACACCCAGTCTCGATACCGACCGCCCTGCCGCAACATCCTCCTAACCCCAACAGCTACGCATCGCCTAAGATACCGGTTGCGACACCTGTGATTCCCAAAGCGCCGACTCCTATGCGACCCAGGACAATGTCGCAGCAACAGGACACGGCACCGACAAGCTCATCTGCGTCTCAGTCTGCTTCTGCTACTAGTCAGAACCCTTCGCCTCACTCATTGACACCAGCTCACATGAGCCCGGGCCCGATAGGGCAGCGCAAGAGTAGCGCAAGCACGACAGCAACAACGTCGCAGCATTCCCACTCGGTATCGCCTACGAATGCCCAGTCTAGGATTGCTAGTCAACCCATTGGCTTCCAGATGCCTCCCATGGGAAttcagcctcctccaggatTGACTCATGCACCACCAGGTTTCCCGAACCGTATACCCCACGAGGCCATGTTCCCTCCAGGTTTCAGACATAGTCCTAATGTGATGATGCCTCCTCCTGGCATACACGGCGCGCCCGGTCGTGGATTCCCACCAGCGTCTATGCCGCCCCCGGGATTCCACCAAGCCGGCGATCAGTTCGGAATGGGTGGTTTCCCCATGCCCAAGGACGTCCCCCCGCCAGTGCACACCCGCCAGAGCTCTGGACAGTTCGATATTCCGCCTCCAACGGCGCAGCCTATTGGACGGCCTGCTCCTATTGGACGTCCTGGGAGTGTCAGCATGGGAAGAATGCCTGATGATCTCGATGATGAGACTACTCATCTGGGAAGTCGGGCGCTtcttgaagacgacgaaCCGCTTGCCTCTGATGTGAACCCGGCAAGTCTGCGAAACCAGCCTCCGGGCTTTCCCACAGGTCCCTTCATGCCCTCAGGGTATCCCATGGCGCATAACCCCTGGGGACCTCCTGCTGGCGGCAcgtttcctcctcctggatTCGGAAACCCGGGCTGGGGCGCGCCAAGTGCGCCTCCGGGTTTCGGCATGGGATCTCCGGTTCCCTCGATGAGTGCCATCCGCAGTACGGCTCCGGCTCGGCATGTCGCTGTTCGACAGATGCTCTGCCAAGCCTGTAAGGCTCTGGGTGGCTCAGGTGACTCGGAAGGCTTCATTGATTTGTCAACCATCAAGTCGCAGATTGATGATATGACGGGTGACAATATCTCGGAAATTGATCTGCTGAACTTGTGCGAGACGGAGGGAAGCCCGTCCAACGGAGGTGGTGCTTTTGACCTCAAACGGGATGTTGACGGTTCTGGAAAACACCGGGTACGATGGCAGCCGGATCCAAGCGACGGATTCAATCCTCAGTATCGAGCCGTTGGCGCACCGGGTGAAATTGGCAGTCCATTGATGGGCCATGTGTCACAGCATGTGCCGCAGCGAGGGTCCTAG
- a CDS encoding GTP-binding protein rho2, protein MSANPQNVIRRKLVIIGDGACGKTSLLSVFTLGYFPTHYIPTVFENYVTDCRVDGKSVQLALWDTAGQEDYERLRPLAYSKAHVILIGFSIDTPDSLDNVKHKWIEEATRLCSGVPIILVGLKKDLREDPVAIEEMRKKSLRFVSEHDGEAICREINAKRYLECSSLSGEGVDDVFEAATRAALLTFEKGEGGGCCVVL, encoded by the exons ATGAGCGCAAATCCCCAGAACGTTATCCGCAG GAAGTTGGTCATTATCGGTGATGGTGCCTGCGGCAAGACTAGTCTGCTGAGCGTCTTTACGCTAGGATACTTCCCTACA CACTAC ATCCCTACAGTCTTCGAGAACTATGTGACGGATTGCAGAGTGGACGGCAAGTCGGTCCAGCTCGCCCTATGGGATACCGCCGGCCAGGAAGATTACGAGCGATTACGGCCTCTTGCATACTCAAAAGCCCATGTCATCCTGATAGGGTTCTCCATCGATACTCCAGATTCCCTCGACAACGTTAAACACAAG TGGATCGAAGAGGCTACCCGCCTATGCAGCGGTGTCCCTATTATCCTCGTCGGTTTGAAGAAGGACCTCCGAGAAGACCCGGTCGCGATCGAGGAGATGCGCAAGAAGTCGCTGCGATTCGTTTCCGAGCACGACGGCGAGGCTATCTGCCGCGAGATTAACGCCAAGCGGTATCTGGAATGTTCTAGCTTGAgcggcgagggcgtcgaTGATGTCTTTGAGGCTGCCACTCGCGCCGCCCTCTTGACCTTTGAGAAGGGTGAGGGCGGTGGTTGCTGTGTCGTGCTGTAA